Proteins from a single region of Argopecten irradians isolate NY chromosome 7, Ai_NY, whole genome shotgun sequence:
- the LOC138328224 gene encoding histamine H3 receptor-like, whose translation MTMIYSEFPTYALVFAGLVITCIVVGAILGNSFVILAFIRDEKLRTVYNMYLFNLALTDLLLGCISMPLFAVYTLNSYRWIMHRYVCTLFMTVNEILCCEVVIMMVILSWDRLKLLTQKLEYMQQQTVRRAVIKICISWILSFLVHGPVHFVFHSSDHEHMEHKCSAVYHEHKLYSSILTVIQFTVPFACLCVINSLIFKKVRTRIKRRETARNRMNGYHGVPSSNNLTALTAVVDELTNTRSLTKASGAKRALRTAKNLALLVFVFFVTWAPYSITYFVDTVCTTCVNEHVTTVMLWVLWSKSAMNPFLYNYMSPGFKENFKAMVKCHCKRKP comes from the coding sequence ATGACAATGATCTACTCCGAGTTTCCCACATACGCGCTTGTGTTCGCTGGGTTAGTCATCACCTGCATTGTGGTCGGTGCCATACTTGGCAATTCCTTCGTCATTTTAGCCTTTATTAGAGATGAAAAGTTAAGGACAGTGTACAATATGTATCTGTTCAACTTGGCCTTGACTGACTTACTGCTAGGCTGCATTAGTATGCCACTCTTCGCTGTGTATACATTAAACTCATACCGATGGATCATGCACAGATACGTATGCACGTTATTTATGACGGTGAACGAAATCCTGTGCTGTGAGGTGGTCATAATGATGGTCATCCTGAGTTGGGATCGTCTTAAACTTTTGACACAAAAACTGGAATATATGCAGCAACAGACTGTCCGCAGAGCTGTAATAAAGATATGTATTTCTTGGATTCTATCATTCCTTGTTCATGGACctgtacattttgttttccATTCATCCGACCATGAACACATGGAACACAAATGTAGTGCCGTATATCATGAGCATAAACTTTACAGTTCGATACTGACCGTTATACAGTTTACAGTGCCTTTTGCATGCCTGTGTGTTATCAATTCATTGATATTCAAAAAGGTTCGAACCCGGATCAAGAGACGAGAGACTGCGCGCAATAGGATGAACGGTTATCACGGAGTTCCATCATCGAACAACTTAACTGCTCTAACGGCTGTTGTTGATGAATTGACAAACACGAGAAGTCTAACAAAAGCATCCGGTGCTAAGCGGGCATTAAGAACCGCCAAGAATTTAGCACTTCTAGTTTTCGTGTTCTTCGTAACATGGGCACCATACTCGATTACTTATTTTGTGGACACTGTGTGTACAACATGTGTCAACGAACATGTCACAACAGTAATGTTGTGGGTTCTGTGGTCCAAATCTGCAATGAATCCATTTCTTTATAATTACATGTCGCCAGGATTCAAAGAGAACTTCAAAGCCATGGTAAAGTGTCATTGTAAGAGGAAACCGTAG